One window from the genome of Nicotiana sylvestris chromosome 9, ASM39365v2, whole genome shotgun sequence encodes:
- the LOC104247789 gene encoding glucose-6-phosphate/phosphate translocator 2, chloroplastic-like codes for MACSIKQSPLSITPDFIPKRGFNFNSNLGFLPKTKIQNCDFSTKKHLYISSVTKFGSFSRIGTICKAYEADKSQPLDVNIELPKSLEAAAQRVKISIYFATWWALNVVFNIYNKKVLNAYPFPWLTSTLSLATGSLIMLISWVTRIAEFPKTDLEFWKNLFPVAVAHTIGHVAATVSMSKVAVSFTHIIKSGEPAFSVLVSRFLLGETFPLPVYLSLVPIIGGCALSAATELNFNMTGFMGAMISNLAFVFRNIFSKKGMKGKSVSGMNYYACLSIMSLLILTPFAIAMEGPQMWAVGWQNALSQIGPNFVWWVAAQSIFYHLYNQVSYMSLDEISPLTFSIGNTMKRISVIVSSIIIFQTPVRPINALGAAIAILGTFIYSQSKQ; via the exons ATGGCTTGTTCTATAAAGCAATCACCTTTATCAATCACACCTGATTTTATTCCCAAAAGgggttttaattttaattcaaATCTTGGATTTTTACCAAAAACAAAGATTCAAAACTGTGATTTTTCAACCAAGAAACATCTCTATATATCATCTGTTACAAAATTtggttctttttcaagaattggaacaatttgcaAAGCATATGAAGCTGATAAATCACAGCCGTTGGATGTAAACATTGAGTTACCAAAATCATTAGAGGCTGCTGCTCAGAGGGTTAAAATCAGTATATATTTTGCTACATGGTGGGCTTTGAATGTtgtttttaatatatacaataagAAAGTTCTTAATGCTTATCCTTTTCCTTGGTTGACTTCTACTCTATCCCTTGCTACTGGCTCGTTGATTATGTTAATTTCTTGGGTTACAAGAATTGCTGAATTCCCAAAAACGGATCTTGAGTTTTGGAAGAATCTATTTCCG GTTGCAGTTGCTCATACCATTGGGCATGTAGCAGCAACTGTTAGTATGTCTAAAGTTGCAGTGTCTTTTACTCATATCATCAAGAGTGGTGAACCAGCTTTTAGCGTATTGGTTTCGAGGTTTTTGCTTGGTGAGACTTTCCCGCTTCCGGTTTATTTGTCGCTTGTGCCAATCATTGGCGGTTGTGCACTTTCAGCTGCTACTGAGCTCAATTTCAACATGACTG GTTTTATGGGGGCGATGATATCAAATCTTGCATTTGTGTTCCGGAATATATTCTCAAAGAAAGGAATGAAGGGGAAGTCTGTTAGCGGGATGAACTATTACGCGTGTTTGTCCATTATGTCTCTGTTAATTCTTACACCTTTTGCAATTGCAATGGAGGGACCCCAGATGTGGGCAGTAGGATGGCAAAATGCCCTCTCTCAGATTGGACCCAATTTTGTTTG GTGGGTGGCTGCGCAGAGCATATTCTATCACTTATACAACCAGGTCTCTTATATGTCCTTGGATGAGATTTCTCCGCTTACATTTAGCATAGGAAATACAATGAAACGGATATCTGTCATAGTTTCCTCCATCATAATCTTCCAAACACCCGTTCGGCCCATCAACGCACTTGGAGCCGCCATCGCGATCCTGGGAACCTTCATTTATTCACAA TCAAAACAATAA
- the LOC138878655 gene encoding uncharacterized protein — MGSPDGTTSLTMGNSSPIIDHHHPLYLYPFDAPGSLSVGIELIGMENYTIWSRAIKVALLGRKKLGFIDGFIVRADYSGDLAKYWERCNAIVLSWLMGNVHQNLLAGILFRSSTALVWKDLEEYFDKVNNSRAYYLHREIATLTQGLLSISEYFSRMKDLWDEYDSLVPPSCDCAKSRDSLVNFERQRLYQFLMGLNDSYGHARNQILMMKPMPNINQVYAMLMQDESQKQLAGGTYILMDKVDPTTLLAAKNGGQNQEKKPIL, encoded by the coding sequence ATGGGGAGTCCTGACGGTACTACTTCTTTGACTATGGGAAATTCTTCTCCTATAATTGATCATCATCATCCATTATACTTGTATCCGTTCGATGCACCTGGTTCACTATCAGTTGGGATTGAGCTTATCGGTATGGAAAATTACACGATTTGGAGCCGAGCTATAAAGGTAGCTCTTCTAGGACGCAAAAAATTAGGTTTTATTGATGGCTTTATTGTTCGAGCTGATTATTCTGGCGATCTTGCGAAGTATTGGGAACGTTGCAATGCTATTGTGCTTTCGTGGCTAATGGGGAACGTGCATCAAAATCTACTGGCTGGGATCTTATTTCGTTCCAGTACAGCACTCGTTTGGAAGGATCTGGAGGAATACTTTGATAAGGTGAATAATTCGCGAGCTTACTACTTGCATAGGGAAATTGCTACATTAACTCAGGGGCTCTTATCTATATCAGAGTATTTTTCCAGaatgaaagatttatgggatgagtatGACTCGCTGGTACCTCCTTCTTGTGATTGTGCAAAGTCTAGGGACTCTCTTGTAAATTTTGAGAGGCAGCGTCTTTATCAATTTTTAATGGGATTGAATGACAGTTATGGTCATGCTCGCAATCAAATTTTAATGATGAAACCTATGCCAAACATTAACCAAGTCTATGCTATGTTAATGCAAGATGAAAGCCAAAAACAACTTGCAGGAGGCACTTATATTTTGATGGACAAAGTCGATCCCACAACACTACTTGCTGCTAAAAATGGAGGACAGAATCAGGAAAAAAAACCTATATTGTGA